GCGTGACGGTCAGAGCGTATCGCGCCAGCGCCGATGCGTATCTCACCTTCGTCCTCCGTACGGAAGAGTTGCGTCATGGGGCGTTCACCGAACTTCCACCCTCTGTCATTATTATCTCTGTCCTCCCGGGAGGCGCCTCGGACCGCGCGGGTATGCGTGTCGGCGATGTCATCTCACGCATCAACGGTGTGGGTTTCACCGATGCCCAGGATGCGGACGCAACGCTGCGCAGGGGAAAGAGCGGCACCGCCACGCTCTATGAAGGATTCCGGGGGACCGATCCGATCGTTCTTCAGGTGAAGCTCACGCAGTTCGGCTTTCCGCTGTCCCTCCTGATCTTCTCGCTCACGGGCATCGCGTATATGCTCTTCGGGGCGTTCCTCATCAATAAGCGTCCCGATCTGGTCTCTGCCCGTACGATAGGATGGCAGTTCCTCGGCATGGGATTCGTCATCTCCGTGCTCCTCACGCGGCGCGAACCTGATCCCACACTCTTTGTGATAGGCCGGTTGCTGCTGGGGACCTTAGCGCTGTACTTCGGCACGGCCGCCGGCCTCCATAGTTCCACGGTCTTCCCGGTGGACCGGACCAGCCATGCCCACCGGCGCTGGATCATCCCGGGGCTCTATCTGACCGCCCTGCTTTCTCCGCTCACACTCCTCGTGGGCCAGGAATCGTTCTTCTGGACCCTCTACATGGCGCTCCTTGTCGTGGCGGGGATCATCACGAAAGTGAACATCACACCGCTCCAGCCCGAACAGAAGCGGATGATCCGTTCTCTCCGCTGGACGGTCCTCATCGTGAACGTCATCGTCGTGGCACTGACGATCGGACTGGCCATTGCAGGGATCGGCGGGTATGCCGGATTTGTGGGGATCCTGCTTCTCGGTATCCCCCTGTCCTACCTCTATGTCATCGTCAGGTACCAGCTCATCGATATCGATTTCCGCATCCGGCGGAACGTGCAATACACGGCGCTCAGCTGGGGTTGGGGCATCCTGGTCGGTGTGCTTTTCATCCGGCTGCTCTTTGCCATCCCCGATCTTCCGATCGAGGTACCCGGCATCACGGTCACCGGCCTGTCGGTGGAGATCGACCCGGCGCCGGCATCACCGGAAGATCGCGTGTTCCTCGAGCGTCTCATGATGCTTGCTGCCGGAGCGCTGGTCTGGATCAATCTCTGGTATCTCCGGAAATGGGGACAGGCGTTCATCGACCGGAAATACTATCGCACGCAATTCGACTATCGGCGGGCGGCAGCTTCGCTCGCC
This genomic window from Ignavibacteriota bacterium contains:
- a CDS encoding SpoIIE family protein phosphatase, translating into MVEMEPVRTIKASREALAKVRADSVTVRAYRASADAYLTFVLRTEELRHGAFTELPPSVIIISVLPGGASDRAGMRVGDVISRINGVGFTDAQDADATLRRGKSGTATLYEGFRGTDPIVLQVKLTQFGFPLSLLIFSLTGIAYMLFGAFLINKRPDLVSARTIGWQFLGMGFVISVLLTRREPDPTLFVIGRLLLGTLALYFGTAAGLHSSTVFPVDRTSHAHRRWIIPGLYLTALLSPLTLLVGQESFFWTLYMALLVVAGIITKVNITPLQPEQKRMIRSLRWTVLIVNVIVVALTIGLAIAGIGGYAGFVGILLLGIPLSYLYVIVRYQLIDIDFRIRRNVQYTALSWGWGILVGVLFIRLLFAIPDLPIEVPGITVTGLSVEIDPAPASPEDRVFLERLMMLAAGALVWINLWYLRKWGQAFIDRKYYRTQFDYRRAAASLAEVLSSRLSMNDIARGIVEALVDLMRIRSAGLLVFRNGKECCCEAVAGLPREAWEGIACTSGVDLAAAIGSHAPPVRVALLPAAVASLLGEHGFQVVVPIRSHDRLVGALLVGEKLADTSFGEEDLAFLSGVAKQSAVSIDNAFLYEEHAEKERMRHELNIARRIQLSSLPSTTPEVPGLDIAGISIPAQEVGGDFYDYLGWNGKELMVVVGDVSGKGTSAALYMSKVQGILRSLYGFDSPPREGFIRANRLLCSDLERSSFVTALGARYVAEEKRFTLVRAGHLPLYHYHAAEGRVELVLTRGLGLGLNDAGVFARELEGRDVGFAAGDVMLFITDGVTEARNASGEEYGDARVGAILQAHAGLPATAMRDAIAADVRAFGAGLEQHDDQTIVVVKAV